The Peribacillus simplex genome contains a region encoding:
- a CDS encoding Mrp/NBP35 family ATP-binding protein, with protein sequence MLTEEKVLNLLKDLKDPFLHKNLEETNGIIEIKIKPEKNHVSVKLAIAKTGTAEQLQMQSEVVDLLKTNGAESVGIRFTELSEEELAKHRESIPQDEADHGLLGPNSKTQFIAIASGKGGVGKSTISVNFATSLARLGKKVGLVDADIYGFSVPDMMGITKRPVVRGEKIIPVERFGVQVISMGFFVEDNAPIIWRGPMLGKMLNSFFNEVEWGDLDYLVLDLPPGTGDVALDVHTMLPSCKEIIVTTPHPTAAFVAARAGAMAIKTEHEVIGVIENMSFFESKTTGEKEYVFGKGGGVKLAEELRTEVLGQLPLQQPDWNEEDFAPSIYAADHRLGRIYEDIAKKVIEKLQ encoded by the coding sequence TTGTTAACAGAAGAGAAAGTACTGAATTTATTAAAGGATCTTAAAGACCCTTTTCTACATAAAAACCTTGAAGAGACAAATGGAATTATAGAAATCAAAATAAAACCTGAAAAGAATCATGTAAGCGTTAAACTTGCGATTGCGAAAACGGGGACTGCCGAACAATTGCAAATGCAATCGGAAGTTGTGGACTTGCTGAAAACGAACGGGGCGGAATCGGTGGGCATCCGTTTCACGGAGCTTTCAGAAGAGGAGTTAGCCAAGCATCGTGAAAGCATTCCTCAGGATGAAGCGGACCATGGTTTGCTTGGACCTAACAGCAAAACACAATTCATCGCGATCGCCAGTGGTAAAGGCGGAGTGGGGAAATCCACGATTTCAGTGAATTTCGCTACTTCACTTGCTCGTTTGGGTAAAAAGGTCGGACTGGTTGATGCCGATATTTATGGATTCAGCGTACCTGATATGATGGGGATAACAAAAAGACCGGTTGTTCGCGGGGAAAAAATCATTCCTGTAGAACGCTTTGGCGTTCAAGTGATCTCAATGGGCTTTTTTGTAGAGGATAACGCTCCGATCATCTGGAGAGGACCGATGCTGGGGAAAATGCTTAACAGTTTCTTTAATGAAGTGGAATGGGGAGATTTGGACTATTTGGTCCTTGACTTACCGCCGGGTACAGGCGATGTTGCTTTGGACGTGCATACGATGCTCCCTTCATGTAAAGAAATCATCGTTACGACACCGCATCCGACTGCAGCCTTCGTTGCGGCAAGAGCAGGTGCCATGGCCATCAAGACAGAACACGAAGTCATTGGTGTCATAGAGAATATGTCATTCTTCGAAAGTAAAACGACCGGTGAAAAAGAGTATGTATTCGGAAAAGGCGGCGGCGTGAAGCTTGCAGAAGAGCTTCGTACAGAAGTTTTAGGTCAACTTCCCCTGCAACAGCCAGATTGGAACGAAGAGGACTTTGCTCCATCCATTTACGCAGCGGACCATAGACTCGGCAGGATTTACGAAGATATTGCCAAAAAGGTCATTGAAAAACTACAATGA
- the cwlD gene encoding N-acetylmuramoyl-L-alanine amidase CwlD — MRRKLKYTGIAMGMFVLFLIVTFKFVEDDSWDSWNLPLAGKVIILDAGHGGMDGGANVQEVMEKEIALSVSLKVRDYLQEQGALVIMTREKDEDLAEGNTKGIRQRKQEDLRNRVEMINDSEADLFLSIHLNSFPSASSKGAQTFYTNRFEENEQVAKFIQTEIIRNLENTKRDAKTINHVYLMNYAKKPGALVEIGFLSNSEERERLISDKYQEKVASSIYMGILRYFTEEKLSDEK, encoded by the coding sequence ATGCGCAGAAAGCTGAAATATACAGGGATTGCTATGGGAATGTTTGTCCTTTTTTTAATTGTGACGTTTAAATTTGTTGAAGATGATTCTTGGGACTCCTGGAACCTTCCTTTGGCAGGTAAGGTCATCATCTTGGATGCAGGTCACGGAGGAATGGACGGCGGGGCAAATGTACAAGAGGTTATGGAAAAGGAAATTGCCCTTTCCGTTTCATTAAAGGTCAGGGACTATTTACAGGAACAGGGTGCCCTTGTCATCATGACACGTGAGAAGGATGAAGATTTAGCAGAGGGAAATACAAAGGGGATCCGCCAGCGAAAACAGGAGGACTTACGGAACCGGGTTGAAATGATCAATGATTCGGAAGCGGACTTATTCTTAAGCATTCATTTGAACTCTTTTCCATCAGCGTCATCGAAAGGTGCCCAGACCTTTTATACAAACAGGTTTGAGGAAAATGAACAGGTGGCAAAATTCATTCAGACTGAAATCATTAGAAACCTGGAAAATACAAAGCGCGATGCCAAAACGATTAATCATGTGTATTTAATGAACTATGCCAAGAAACCGGGGGCTCTTGTGGAAATTGGATTTCTTTCGAATTCCGAGGAAAGGGAACGCCTTATCAGTGATAAGTATCAAGAAAAGGTTGCCAGTTCGATTTATATGGGTATTTTACGGTACTTTACAGAAGAAAAACTATCGGATGAAAAGTGA
- a CDS encoding KinB-signaling pathway activation protein: MNSRNLVKLFLTTLLIGGVTGGVVGFLARWSEFKPYFSSFDISAILSTFIWLFGVGLIFSVISQAGFFAYLTIHRFGLGIFKSAYLWNSVQVVLILFVVFDLVYLRYLSFGSGEGISSYIVLALVVLAAGLITAYFKMKQTNKQSFIPALFFMVVVTVLEWIPVLSANDESWLYFMLFPLLVCNAYQLLVLSKLIERSQRELASKRGSKQTPAKGKMKAGELGKGS, translated from the coding sequence ATGAACAGCCGTAATTTAGTTAAATTGTTTTTAACAACATTGCTTATAGGTGGCGTAACGGGCGGGGTTGTAGGGTTCTTGGCTCGATGGAGTGAGTTTAAGCCTTATTTTTCTTCTTTTGATATCAGTGCCATCCTATCAACTTTTATTTGGTTATTCGGTGTTGGATTAATTTTCAGTGTCATAAGCCAAGCCGGCTTTTTTGCCTATTTAACGATACATCGTTTTGGTCTGGGGATATTTAAAAGCGCTTACTTATGGAACTCCGTTCAAGTTGTACTTATTCTTTTTGTTGTATTCGATCTTGTTTACCTGCGATATCTTAGCTTTGGTTCAGGAGAGGGGATCAGTTCCTACATCGTGTTAGCATTGGTTGTATTGGCTGCAGGGCTCATTACAGCTTATTTCAAAATGAAACAAACGAATAAACAGTCGTTCATACCGGCCTTATTTTTCATGGTCGTGGTCACCGTTTTGGAGTGGATACCTGTCCTAAGTGCCAATGATGAAAGCTGGCTTTACTTCATGCTGTTTCCGTTGCTAGTCTGCAATGCTTATCAATTATTGGTTCTGAGCAAATTGATTGAACGTTCACAAAGGGAATTGGCCAGTAAAAGAGGGAGTAAGCAAACTCCGGCAAAGGGAAAGATGAAAGCCGGAGAACTGGGTAAAGGCAGCTAA
- a CDS encoding DUF2521 family protein, producing MAVILGLQEMQRERQLKFERRLLRELSIEDMKGRIQRYFGQDLMDVLEEGYFDVAIEAYLLGANYSKFGYYGESEEDVRSRCWKEEKFLVDTLFNFILYWREVTANNAFDEGLFYCCEGFVGDWWLDGFKTGEKRYKMKLH from the coding sequence ATGGCTGTGATATTAGGTTTACAGGAGATGCAAAGGGAAAGGCAATTGAAGTTCGAACGTAGGCTGCTCAGGGAACTTTCTATCGAGGATATGAAGGGAAGGATTCAGCGTTACTTCGGACAGGATCTGATGGATGTTTTGGAGGAAGGCTACTTTGATGTCGCCATCGAGGCTTATTTATTAGGGGCGAACTATAGTAAGTTTGGCTATTATGGTGAGTCGGAAGAAGATGTAAGGTCCAGGTGTTGGAAGGAAGAGAAGTTTTTGGTCGATACTCTTTTTAACTTTATTTTGTATTGGCGGGAAGTTACAGCGAATAACGCTTTCGATGAAGGTTTGTTTTATTGTTGTGAAGGGTTTGTTGGGGATTGGTGGCTGGATGGCTTTAAGACGGGGGAAAAGCGATATAAAATGAAACTGCATTAA
- the gerD gene encoding spore germination lipoprotein GerD — protein sequence MRVGVALLFTSFLLVCSGCAQNGAGAEKMEYEETKKMVVDILKTDDGKKAIQDIITDDKTKAELIMDSEDIKKSIEDIVTSDKGKEFWKKTFNDPEFASAYAKALEDEHKKVLKDLTADPQYRGMLMEIMKEPDMEKEMNKLLKTKEMRSVYKELILETMESPLLQAKMQEKLDKAASKAVEKEKK from the coding sequence ATGAGAGTGGGAGTTGCTTTGCTTTTCACGTCATTCTTACTCGTTTGTTCCGGTTGTGCTCAAAATGGAGCAGGCGCAGAAAAAATGGAATATGAAGAGACAAAGAAAATGGTCGTCGATATCTTGAAGACAGATGATGGAAAAAAAGCCATCCAGGATATCATCACTGATGATAAAACGAAAGCTGAACTTATTATGGATTCGGAAGACATTAAGAAATCCATTGAAGATATTGTCACTTCAGATAAAGGGAAGGAATTTTGGAAAAAGACATTTAATGATCCCGAATTTGCTTCCGCTTATGCTAAAGCATTAGAAGACGAACATAAAAAGGTATTGAAGGACTTAACTGCTGATCCTCAGTATCGTGGAATGCTCATGGAAATAATGAAAGAACCGGATATGGAAAAAGAAATGAATAAGTTATTAAAAACCAAGGAGATGCGGTCGGTCTATAAAGAGCTGATCCTTGAAACCATGGAAAGTCCCCTCCTTCAAGCGAAAATGCAAGAGAAATTGGATAAAGCGGCCAGTAAAGCGGTAGAGAAGGAGAAAAAGTAA
- the rocF gene encoding arginase: MSIQKISVIGLPMDLGQARRGVDMGPSAIRCAEIVERLEKLNIEVEDLGDIIVGRPENADEPGTNLKNLQLVAKGNSLLATRVDEIIEGGSFPLVLGGDHSIAIGTLAGVAKHYENVGVIWYDAHGDLNTEDTSPSGNIHGMPLAVSIGLGHPDLINIHGFAPKVKPENIVIIGARSLDEGEKELIREKGIKVFTMHEIDRLGMTRVMEECIDYLRERTDGVHLSLDLDGVDPADAPGVGTPVIGGISYRESHLAMEMLAESNLITSAEFVEVNPVLDERNKTAIVAVALMGSLFGEKLL, from the coding sequence ATGTCTATTCAGAAAATTTCCGTCATCGGTTTGCCAATGGACCTTGGTCAAGCAAGGCGAGGGGTGGATATGGGACCTAGTGCCATTCGCTGCGCAGAGATCGTCGAGCGTCTTGAAAAGTTGAATATAGAAGTAGAGGATTTAGGGGATATAATTGTTGGCCGTCCTGAAAATGCAGATGAGCCTGGTACAAATCTAAAAAACTTACAGCTTGTAGCGAAGGGTAACTCCCTGTTAGCTACAAGAGTTGATGAAATAATAGAAGGAGGTTCCTTTCCGCTTGTATTGGGAGGAGACCATTCAATAGCTATAGGTACACTTGCAGGAGTCGCTAAGCACTATGAAAATGTAGGTGTGATTTGGTATGACGCACACGGGGATTTAAATACGGAAGATACTTCACCATCAGGGAATATACACGGTATGCCCCTGGCTGTCAGTATTGGGCTTGGACATCCGGACCTAATCAATATCCATGGTTTTGCTCCAAAAGTGAAACCGGAAAACATCGTTATAATTGGAGCAAGGTCATTGGATGAAGGGGAAAAAGAACTTATCCGTGAAAAAGGGATTAAAGTATTCACGATGCATGAGATCGACCGCTTGGGAATGACACGCGTCATGGAAGAATGCATTGATTATTTAAGGGAGAGAACGGATGGCGTCCACCTTTCATTGGATTTGGATGGAGTCGACCCAGCAGATGCACCCGGAGTGGGGACACCGGTGATTGGTGGTATAAGTTATCGGGAAAGTCATTTGGCCATGGAAATGCTTGCGGAATCCAACTTGATTACATCAGCTGAATTCGTTGAAGTGAATCCCGTTTTAGATGAGCGAAATAAGACGGCGATCGTGGCCGTGGCCCTAATGGGTTCGCTATTTGGTGAAAAATTACTATAA
- a CDS encoding aspartyl-phosphate phosphatase Spo0E family protein gives MTAEQILDHIEQYRQKMMFLASRSSMVDNEVVEVSSKLDSLIIQYIHLTKNGDLTDRRALK, from the coding sequence ATGACTGCAGAACAAATTTTGGACCATATTGAACAATACAGACAGAAAATGATGTTTTTGGCTTCCCGTTCTTCGATGGTGGATAATGAAGTTGTTGAAGTTAGCAGCAAACTGGATTCTCTAATCATCCAATACATCCATTTAACTAAAAATGGAGATCTCACAGACAGACGCGCCCTCAAGTGA
- the pdaB gene encoding polysaccharide deacetylase family sporulation protein PdaB, whose translation MKFFMVLQAKNIKYYSLILLTALFTAWFLFVQNILHAPVFSTEDGPKAVYKGEKNVSITFNIGWGDEKAAPIIETLKREKIKSATFFLAGSWAERHPDIVAEIVKEGYEIGMLGYDYKDYSEMEDQEIIRDISKAQEAFKKLNVKNIELLRAPTGHFDKRLLKISENFGYTVVHWSIDSKDWTNPGVDRIVQNITKAQKGDIILLHASDSAKQTNKALPELISELRSKNLNFVNVSEMISNSSASSEEIR comes from the coding sequence ATGAAATTTTTCATGGTGCTTCAAGCCAAGAACATCAAATATTATTCGCTAATTTTGCTTACGGCACTTTTTACCGCTTGGTTTCTTTTTGTACAAAACATTCTACATGCCCCCGTTTTTTCTACAGAAGATGGGCCGAAAGCGGTTTATAAAGGGGAAAAGAATGTTTCGATCACGTTCAATATTGGCTGGGGTGATGAGAAAGCCGCTCCAATAATAGAGACATTAAAAAGAGAAAAGATTAAATCCGCCACTTTTTTCCTCGCGGGATCTTGGGCTGAACGTCATCCGGACATAGTAGCTGAAATTGTTAAAGAAGGATATGAAATCGGCATGCTTGGTTACGATTATAAGGATTATTCCGAAATGGAAGATCAAGAAATCATCCGGGATATTTCAAAAGCCCAGGAAGCATTTAAAAAACTTAATGTTAAGAATATAGAACTTTTACGTGCTCCCACCGGCCACTTTGATAAACGCCTCTTAAAGATCAGCGAGAATTTTGGATATACAGTTGTCCATTGGAGCATCGATTCAAAGGATTGGACCAATCCAGGTGTGGATCGGATCGTTCAGAACATCACCAAGGCACAGAAGGGTGATATCATCTTATTACATGCTTCAGATTCAGCAAAACAAACGAATAAGGCTTTACCGGAGTTAATAAGTGAACTTCGATCAAAAAATTTGAACTTCGTAAACGTTTCAGAGATGATTTCCAATTCATCAGCAAGCAGTGAGGAAATCCGCTGA